The genomic region CTTCTTCACCGGCTCGTCGCCGTGGACGGAGACGTAGACGGTGCAGTCGCGCAGGTCGGGCGACATCTTGGCGCCGGTGACGGTGATGAAGCCGCCGATGCGCGGGTCCTTGAGTCCCCGCGCGATGAGCGCCGAGACCTCCCGCTGGACGTCGTGGGCCACGCGGGCCGGGCGGTCGTGGGTGCTCATGGGTTCTCGTCCTTGTCCCAGTCCTCTTCCATGGCCTCGGCCTCCGCCTCGGCCAGGGTCCGCGCGCCGCCCTGCCCCAGCGAATCGCCGTAGCTCGCGATCTCGAGGACCCGATCGATGATCTGCACCTGCCCGCCGTGCATGGAGCCGACGAAGTCGGCCACCTTGTCGAGGGTCTCGTTCACGAAGGCGTGGTCGTTGCCGACGGCGGCGACGCCGACCACGCTGCGCTGCCAGAGGTCGTTGTCCCCGACCTCCGCCACCGACACGTTGAACCTGGCCTTCACCCGGTCGATGGCCGAGCGGAGGAGGTGGCGCTTGGACTTCAGCGAGCCGGGCTCGGGCAGGTAGAGCGTCAGCCGCAGGATGCCCACGAACATGACGCCCTACCTCTCTCTCGCGCCGGCCGCCGGCGGCCGGCTACTCCAGAGACTGCCGGATCTGCTCGAGCTCGTAGGCGTCCACCACGTCGCCCGGCTTCAGGTCGGTGAAGCCCTCGATGCCGATGCCGCACTCGAAGCCCTGGGCCACTTCCTTCACGTCGTCCTTGAAGCGGCGGAGCGTCGCGATCTTGCCCTGGAACACCACCTTGCGCTCGCGCACGATGCGGACGTGGGCGGAGCGCTTGATGACGCCCTCGGTGACCGCGGAGCCGGCGATGGTGCCCGCCTTCGGGATGCTGAAGAGCTGGCGGACCTCGGCCTTGCCGAGCGGCTTCTCCTTGATGATGGGCTCGAGCAGGTCCTCCATCTCGGTGCGGATGGCGTCCACCGCCTCGTAGATGATCGAGAACTGCAGGATCTTCACGCCCTGCTGGCTCGCGATCTGCTCCACCTTGGTCTCGGGCTTGGTGTTGAAGCCCACGATGACCGCCTTGCCGGCGGCCGCGGTGAGGACGTCGGACTCGGTGATGGCGCCGACGGCCGAGGTGAGGATCTTCACCCCCACCTTCTTGCCGGCCAGCTTCTGGAGCGCCTGCGAGACCGCCTCGGCCGAGCCCTGGACGTCGGCCTTGACGACGACGTTGAGCTCCTTCTGGCCGCCCGGCTTCGACTTCGCGAACAGGTCCTCGAGGGTGGCGCGCTTGACCGAGCCGAGCTCCTTCTGGCGGGCCTTCTCGGCGCGGTGCGCGGCGACCTCCTTGGCCGCCTTCTCGTCCTCGACGATGTTGAACTCGTCGCCGGCGACGGGGACGCCGGAGAGGCCGAGCACCTCCACCGGGTAGCCCGGCGGGACCTCCTTCACCTGCTCGCCGCGCTCGTTCATCATCGCGCGGACGCGGCCGTAGTGGATGCCGGTGACGATGGCGTCGCCGACCCGGAGGGTGCCCTCCTCGACGAGGACCGTGGCCACCGGGCCCCGGCCCTTCTCGAGCTTGGCCTCGATGACGTGGCCGGCGGCCAGCGTCTCGGGGTTCGACTTGAGGTCGAGCACCTCGGCCTGCAGCGCGATGTACTCGAGCAGCTCCGGCACGCCCTGCTTGGTGCGGGCGGAGACCGGCAGCATGATGGTCTCGCCGCCCCACTGCTCGGGGACGAGCTTGTACTCGGTGAGCTGCTGCATGACGCGCTCGGGAGTGGCGCCCGGCTTGTCGATCTTGTTGATGGCGACGAGGATCGTCACCCCGGCGGCCTGGGCGTGCTTGATGGCCTCGGCGGTCTGCGGCATGACGCCGTCGTCGGCCGCCACCACCAGCACCACGAGGTCGGTGACCTTGGCGCCGCGCTCGCGCATCGCCGTGAAGGCCTCGTGGCCCGGCGTGTCGAGGAAGGTGATGGGCCCCTTCGGCGTCTGCACCGAGTAGGCGCCGATGTGCTGGGTGATGCCGCCCGCCTCGCCGGCGGCCACGTCGGCCTGGCGGATGGCGTCGAGGAGCGAGGTCTTGCCGTGGTCCACGTGGCCCATGACGGTCACGACCGGCGGCCGGTTGACGAGCTTCGACTCGTCCACCTCGACCTCGGGGATGAACTCCTCCACCTCGAAGCCCTTCTTCTCGACGGTGAAGCCGAAGTCGGTCGCCAGCAGCGCCGCCGTGTCGGCGTCGATGAGCTGGTTGATGGTGGCCATCGTCCCGAGCTGCATCAGCTTCCGGATGAGGTCGGAGGCCTTGACGCCCATGGACTGGGAGAGCTCGGAGACCGAGATGGACTCCTCCACGCGGATGACCTTCTTGTGCTCGGCACGCTCGGTCACCTGCGTCTTCGCTCCCTTCTTGGTGGGCTTCTTCTTCTTGCCGCGGATCGGAACGTAGGCCCGGTCGCTGATGGCGGCCTGCAGGAGCTCCTTGCCCGAGAGCGCCTGCTGGGTCTCCGAGGCCGGGCGCCCGCCGCCGCGGCCGCGGCGCTTCGACACGTCGATGATCTCGCGCTCGCGCCCGAGCATGCCCGGGACGACCTTGAACTCGCGGACCTCGCCGAGGGCGCGCGGCCCGGGGGCGGCGGGGTAGCTCTGCCGCGACGACGAGGGCGGCGTGACGCGCCGGACCGGCACGAGGGGCCGGTTGATGACCACCGCCTGCGTGGAGGTGGGGCGGAGCGTGCGCGGATCGACGGGCGGCGCCGCGGGCGGCTTGGGGGCCGGCGGGGTGGTGGACGGCGTCTGCGAGGAAGCGGCCATGGGCTGGGCGGGGCGCTGCGTCACGCCGGCCGGGGTGGCCGGGGGCGGCGCAGCGACGGGGCTGGCCGAAGGGGTGGCCTGGACCGGGGCCGCGGCCGGCGCGGGCTGCGGCGCCGGCGCGCCCGAGGGGGCGGCCTGGGGCTGCGGCGCCGGGGCGGCCGACGCGGCCGCGGCGGGCGGCTGATCGACCGGCGCGGCGGCGGGAGCCGGCGGCGCGACGGGGGACGCCTCGGGCGCCTCCTCGATCGGCTCCGGCGCGGGCTGCGGCTGGGGAGCGGGGGCGGCCACCGGCGGCGGGGGCGCGACCACGTCGGCGCGGGCGTGCTTGCGCACGACGAAGCCCGGGCCGGCGTGACGGACCGGCGCCGGCTTCGGCTTGCGCTCTCCCACGATCCGCTCGAACGCCGTGGAGGCCTGATCGTCCTCGAGCGAGGACGAGTGGCTCTTCACGTCGTACCCGAGCGCGTGGAGCTTCTCGACGAGCTCATGGTTCGAGAGCTCGATCCCCTGCTCCTCGAGCTGCTTCTTGAGCTCGTGTACCCGCTTCTTCGACATGAACCCGTCTCCTAATCCTTACGCCAACTTCCCGTCAACTGTCCGCGGAGCAGGTCGCCGTCGACGACCACTGCCCGCCGGAAGGCCCGCCCGAACGCCTTCCGCTTCAGCGCCCGCTCCAGGCACGCCGGGGCGGGGTGCAACCAGGCGCCCCGCCCCCCCGAGCGCCGGCGGTCGATCGCGACCGCCTCCCCCGCCACCACCAGCCGGACCAGCTCCGCGCTGGGGGCCTTGCCACCGCACCCGACGCAGGTGCGCTCGGGGCGGACCGCCCCGGCGCCCCCGCTAGATGGGGCTCTTGGCCCGCTCCGCATCGAGCTCGGCCCGGAGCCGGGCCTCCTCCTCGAGGTACACGCCCACGGCGTGCTTGATCTGCCGCGCCTTCTTGACGCCGAGGGCGGTGGACTCGGCCAGCCGCATCACGTCGGCCTCGTTGTGGATGGCCTCGACCGTCCCGTAGCCGGCGCCCTTGAGCTGCTCGATGGTCTTCTCGCCCACCCCGCGCACGCGGGCGAGCCGCTCGTCCTGGGTGAGCGTGTCCGGGTGGCGGCGGGCCTCGGCGAGGCGCGCCTGCTCCCGCTCGGTCTCGAGCCGGATCTCCTCCTCGGCGTCCACCACGGCCTGGGCGCGGGCCCGCTTCTGCAGGTCCGGGATCATGTCCATGGTGAAGCCGGGGAACTGGGTCAGCATCTCCGGCGAGGCGCTCGCGATCTCCTGCGCCTTCCGGAAGCCGTGGGCGTACAGCATCTCCTGGGTCTGCTCGGGGATGCCGATGGCCGTGAAGCTCTGGATGGCGAACTCGTGCATCTCCTTCACGCGCGACTCGCTGTTGATGTCGAGCTTCCACCCGGTGAGCTGGGAGGCGAGGCGCACGTTCTGGCCGCGGCGGCCGATGGCCAGCGAGAGCTGGTCGTCGGGGACGATGATCTCCATGGCCCGGTTCTGCTCGTCGAGGAGCACGCGCGAGACCTCGGCCGGCGCCAGCGCGTTGCAGACGAAGCGGGCCGGGTCCTCGTGCCAGGGCACGATGTCGATCTTCTCGCCGCGCAGCTCCTGCACCACCGCCTGGACGCGGCTGCCCTTCATGCCGACGCAGGCGCCGACCGGGTCCACGTCGCTGTTGCGCGAGCTGACCGCGATCTTGGCGCGGCCGCCCGGCTCGCGGGCGGCGGCCTCGATGACCACCTCGCCCTCGGCGATCTCGGGGACCTCCATCTCGAAGAGCTTGCGGAGCAGGTCCACCGAGGCGCGGGAGAGGATGATCTGCGGCCCCTTCGACTCGCGCAGCACGTCGAGCACCCAGGCCTGGAGCCGGTCGCCGGCGCGGTAGCTCTCGCGCGGCACCTGCTCGCGGACCGGCAGCACCGCCTCGGCCCGGCCGAGGTCCACGATGACGTTGCCGCGCTCGAAGCGGCGGACGATGCCGGTGATGACCTCGCCCTTGCGGTCCTTGTACTCGTTGAAGATGAGCTCGCGCTCGGCGTTGCGCGTGCCCTGGATCATCACCTGCTTGGCGGTCTGGGCGGCGATGCGGCCGAAGCTGCGGCGGTAGGTCTTGAGCTTGAGGAGGTCGCCCCACTGCTCGTCCTGGGCGCGCGCCTCCACCTCGTCCTCGGGCCGGTAGTAGATCGGGAAGTCGAGCTCGTCGCCCGCCTCCACCTCGATGCCCTTCTCCCGCGCCACGCTCACCGGGATCATG from Anaeromyxobacter paludicola harbors:
- a CDS encoding YlxR family protein, which produces MRSGPRAPSSGGAGAVRPERTCVGCGGKAPSAELVRLVVAGEAVAIDRRRSGGRGAWLHPAPACLERALKRKAFGRAFRRAVVVDGDLLRGQLTGSWRKD
- the nusA gene encoding transcription termination factor NusA, which gives rise to MQPNVNLNLILDQVAKDKGIERPVLIQILEEAISQAAKKHFGVERALKAHYDEEKGQIDLFQVLTIVPDATEESPIADPVNMIPVSVAREKGIEVEAGDELDFPIYYRPEDEVEARAQDEQWGDLLKLKTYRRSFGRIAAQTAKQVMIQGTRNAERELIFNEYKDRKGEVITGIVRRFERGNVIVDLGRAEAVLPVREQVPRESYRAGDRLQAWVLDVLRESKGPQIILSRASVDLLRKLFEMEVPEIAEGEVVIEAAAREPGGRAKIAVSSRNSDVDPVGACVGMKGSRVQAVVQELRGEKIDIVPWHEDPARFVCNALAPAEVSRVLLDEQNRAMEIIVPDDQLSLAIGRRGQNVRLASQLTGWKLDINSESRVKEMHEFAIQSFTAIGIPEQTQEMLYAHGFRKAQEIASASPEMLTQFPGFTMDMIPDLQKRARAQAVVDAEEEIRLETEREQARLAEARRHPDTLTQDERLARVRGVGEKTIEQLKGAGYGTVEAIHNEADVMRLAESTALGVKKARQIKHAVGVYLEEEARLRAELDAERAKSPI
- a CDS encoding DUF503 domain-containing protein — encoded protein: MFVGILRLTLYLPEPGSLKSKRHLLRSAIDRVKARFNVSVAEVGDNDLWQRSVVGVAAVGNDHAFVNETLDKVADFVGSMHGGQVQIIDRVLEIASYGDSLGQGGARTLAEAEAEAMEEDWDKDENP
- the infB gene encoding translation initiation factor IF-2; protein product: MSKKRVHELKKQLEEQGIELSNHELVEKLHALGYDVKSHSSSLEDDQASTAFERIVGERKPKPAPVRHAGPGFVVRKHARADVVAPPPPVAAPAPQPQPAPEPIEEAPEASPVAPPAPAAAPVDQPPAAAASAAPAPQPQAAPSGAPAPQPAPAAAPVQATPSASPVAAPPPATPAGVTQRPAQPMAASSQTPSTTPPAPKPPAAPPVDPRTLRPTSTQAVVINRPLVPVRRVTPPSSSRQSYPAAPGPRALGEVREFKVVPGMLGREREIIDVSKRRGRGGGRPASETQQALSGKELLQAAISDRAYVPIRGKKKKPTKKGAKTQVTERAEHKKVIRVEESISVSELSQSMGVKASDLIRKLMQLGTMATINQLIDADTAALLATDFGFTVEKKGFEVEEFIPEVEVDESKLVNRPPVVTVMGHVDHGKTSLLDAIRQADVAAGEAGGITQHIGAYSVQTPKGPITFLDTPGHEAFTAMRERGAKVTDLVVLVVAADDGVMPQTAEAIKHAQAAGVTILVAINKIDKPGATPERVMQQLTEYKLVPEQWGGETIMLPVSARTKQGVPELLEYIALQAEVLDLKSNPETLAAGHVIEAKLEKGRGPVATVLVEEGTLRVGDAIVTGIHYGRVRAMMNERGEQVKEVPPGYPVEVLGLSGVPVAGDEFNIVEDEKAAKEVAAHRAEKARQKELGSVKRATLEDLFAKSKPGGQKELNVVVKADVQGSAEAVSQALQKLAGKKVGVKILTSAVGAITESDVLTAAAGKAVIVGFNTKPETKVEQIASQQGVKILQFSIIYEAVDAIRTEMEDLLEPIIKEKPLGKAEVRQLFSIPKAGTIAGSAVTEGVIKRSAHVRIVRERKVVFQGKIATLRRFKDDVKEVAQGFECGIGIEGFTDLKPGDVVDAYELEQIRQSLE
- the rbfA gene encoding 30S ribosome-binding factor RbfA, encoding MSTHDRPARVAHDVQREVSALIARGLKDPRIGGFITVTGAKMSPDLRDCTVYVSVHGDEPVKKQTMAGLAAAAGYLKREVARNLKLRLVPNLRFSYDESIEEGDKIDRLLREVSEKEGWKK